A DNA window from Camelina sativa cultivar DH55 chromosome 13, Cs, whole genome shotgun sequence contains the following coding sequences:
- the LOC104737209 gene encoding probable WRKY transcription factor 19 isoform X3: MDLAIISSSQFQLQGSNPTPSSCFFFVFLSISPWISMDINLMMCFDGWSLCRTTQSGTFKEEDLRVNNDGIRIISQWEPEAPSPIKPADAQLSLSDLDMVEVIAKGSSGVVQLVQHKRTRQFFAAKVFQLNVDEEIRKSFAQELKITQSSQCPYLVTSYQSFNDNGAISLIMEYMDGGSLADFLKSVKAIPESYLSAIFRQVIQGLIYLHHDRHIIHCDLKPSNLLINNRGEVKITDFGVSTVMTNTAGLANTFVETYNYMSPERIVGSMYGNKSDIWSLGLVVLECATGKFPYAPQNQKRRWTSVYELMDAIVDQPPPALPSGSFSLELSSFISACLQKDPNSRSSAKELMEHPFLNKYDYSGINLASYFTEAGSPLVTRGNLSGETSCNNMFHIDDAANEIDKPYPPHRQDEVWRLEGIPKYGVEASRLAEEGIHTVQELRRCIAMNPDAFHRILGALVSKKTLDTIVSHAMSCHEDHEDHEDHEDHEDHEDHEDHEDHEDHEDHEDHKDHEDHKDHEDHEDHEDHEHHEDGRKYYAYKVQAEGAFFLFNDFYELEEVSFDGVTTLNSNELTFKQKELIDKLKLDAYENVTRFTEVDKQIFEHNPRDSVSESSDKSNVLPPDTSPESECDVFISYNEKDVSSSFISHLRASLCQKGISVFDKFDEVPEYRVMIEFIKSGDVSSKYPIFLNRKERGVSQMWYRLSQSSIGTNLERYSLQNKRMWSICDVLKEAPDYILTKESESELIGEIVRDALKELCSSDKEKMIGIDAQVDEILSLLCIESTDVRKIGIWGTAGIGKTTIAEKVFRRISVHYKSCVFLKDIHEQVEENGQVTVRENFFSKLLEVEPSLMRNSDINTCFLRSRLQCKRVLVILDDVNEFRDLETFSGNLNYFGPGSRIIITSRNRGVFGQSNIDHIYEVKPLDTSTSLLLLDSGTLESVISMSTAEYRKQSLELVKFANGNPEVLKYLKNRSHGDWDQLLQEVLQTSPIFIPRILRSCFGLVENEINIFLDIACFFGRMDKDDVAMLLDGCGFFAHVGFRSLVDRSLLTISDNLVDMHRFIQAAGREIVRQESPDMPGKRSRLWNPEDIMDVFLYDNGTSAIEGIFFDISKHKFDANPNIFEKMCNLRLLKFYYSEVVKNSRVSLLQGLKYLPSRLRLLHWEYYPLCSLPRSFNPRNLVELNLPNSSAKKLWKGKKSLEKLKKMRLSYSYQLTKLPTLSSAANLELLDLEGCSSLLSISQSVSYLQKLVFLNLKNCSKLQSIPSTVELESLEVLNLSGCSMLETFPEISANVKELYMGGTMIQEIPSSVKNLVLLEKLDLENSEHLKNLPTSICKLKHLETLNLSGCISLDRFPDLSRRMKCLRFLDLSRTAIKELHSSISYMTALEELRFVGCRNLVRLPDTAWSLRFKVEFRQIDTEKFSKLWNRFGWLKKVQIS, translated from the exons atgGATTTAGCGATAATCTCAAGCTCTCAATTCCAGCTGCAGGGGAGCAATCCAACACCAagttcctgttttttttttgtttttttatctatttctCCATGGATCTCTATGGATATAAATTTGATGATGTGTTTTGATGGATGGTCTCTCTGTAGGACGACGCAGAGCGGTACATTTAAGGAGGAAGATCTGCGAGTTAACAATGATGGAATTCGAATCATCTCTCAGTGGGAGCCTGAAGCT CCCTCTCCAATTAAGCCAGCTGATGCTCAACTGAGCTTGTCGGATTTGGATATGGTTGAAGTCATTGCAAAAGGTAGCAGTGGTGTTGTTCAGTTGGTTCAACACAAACGGACTCGCCAATTTTTCGCCGCCAAG GTCTTTCAACTTAACGTTGATGAAGAGATCCGCAAGTCATTTGCACAAGAGTTGAAAATAACTCAATCTTCACAATGTCCATATCTTGTCACCTCGTACCAATCATTTAACGACAATGGAGCAATCTCACTAATTATGGAGTACATGGACGGAGGATCTCTAGCAGACTTTCTCAAATCAGTTAAAGCCATCCCTGAGTCATATCTTTCTGCCATCTTTAGACAA GTGATCCAAGGACTGATCTATCTTCATCATGATAGGCATATCATCCACTGTGACTTGAAACCATCAAATCTGTTGATCAACAACAGAGGAGAAGTCAAAATAACTGACTTTGGTGTGAGTACCGTTATGACAAACACAGCAGGTTTAGCAAACACATTTGTGGAGACTTACAATTATATGTCT CCAGAGAGAATTGTTGGAAGCATGTATGGTAATAAAAGTGATATATGGAGCTTGGGATTAGTAGTGCTCGAATGTGCAACAGGAAAGTTTCCTTATGCAcctcaaaatcaaaagagaagatGGACCAGTGTTTACGAGTTGATGGATGCCATTGTTGACCAACCGCCACCTGCTCTTCCTTCAGGAAGTTTCTCCCTTGAGTTATCTTCATTCATCTCCGCATG TTTGCAGAAGGATCCGAACAGCAGAAGCTCTGCTAAGGAActaatg gaACATCCTTTTTTGAACAAATACGACTACTCAGGGATCAATCTGGCGTCTTACTTCACAGAAGCAGGATCGCCGCTTGTAACACGTGGGAATCTGTCTG GAGAAACTTCATGTAACAACATGTTCCATATCGATGATGCAGCTAATGAGATTGACAAGCCATACCCTCCACATCGCCAAGATGAGGTTTGGAGGCTGGAGGGAATCCCCAAATATGGGGTTGAAGCATCGCGTTTGGCGGAAGAAGGGATCCATACTGTCCAAGAGCTTCGCCGTTGTATTGCGATGAATCCGGACGCCTTCCACCGG ATATTAGGAGCATTGGTGTCCAAGAAAACATTGGACACGATTGTATCCCACGCAATGAGTTGCCATGAGGACCATGAGGACCATGAAGACCATGAAGACCATGAGGACCATGAAGACCATGAGGACCATGAGGACCATGAAGACCATGAGGACCATGAGGACCATAAGGACCATGAGGACCATAAGGACCATGAGGACCATGAGGACCATGAGGACCATGAGCACCATGAGGATGGGAGAAAGTATTATGCATACAAAGTGCAAGCCGAGGGAGCCTTTTTTCTCTTCAATGACTTTTACGAATTAGAAGAAGTTTCATTCGATGGGGTCACTACACTAAACTCCAATGAGTTGACCTTTAAACAAAAG GAACTTATTGACAAACTGAAGCTTGACGCTTATGAAAACGTAACTAGATTCACCGAGGTGGATAAACAGATCTTTGAGCATAATCCACGAGATTCCGTAAGTGAGTCCTCTGATAAAAGTAACGTTTTGCCTCCAGACACATCACCTGAGTCTGAGTGTGATGTCTTCATCTCATACAATGAAAAGGACGTAAGCAGCAGTTTCATTAGCCATCTTCGTGCTTCCCTCTGCCAGAAAGGGATTTCAGTCTTTGACAAATTTGATGAAGTTCCAGAATATAGAGTTATGATCGAATTCATAAAAAGCGGTGACGTCTCTTCCAAATacccaatatttttgaatagaAAGGAACGAGGCGTTTCTCAGATGTGGTACAGACTATCACAATCTTCTATCGGTACGAATCTTGAGAGATATTCCCTCCAAAACAAGCGAATGTGGTCAATATGTGATGTTTTAAAGGAAGCGCCTGACTACATATTGACAAAAGA ATCTGAGTCCGAACTTATAGGTGAGATTGTTAGAGATGCTTTGAAGGAGCTATGCTCCAGTGATAAGGAGAAAATGATTGGGATTGATGCACAAGTTGATGAGATCCTGTCGCTACTATGCATCGAGTCCACAGATGTTCGCAAAATAGGTATATGGGGTACAGCTGGTATAGGAAAGACGACCATTGCTGAAAAAGTCTTCCGCAGAATCTCTGTCCACTACAAGTCTTGCGTCTTCCTGAAGGACATTCATGAACAAGTAGAAGAAAATGGACAGGTTACAGTtagagagaattttttttctaaactcttAGAGGTCGAACCATCTCTGATGCGGAATTCCGACATTAACACATGTTTCTTGAGGAGTAGGCTTCAGTGTAAGAGGGTTCTCGTTATTCTTGATGATGTGAACGAGTTTAGGGATCTTGAAACCTTTTCCGGTAATCTAAACTATTTTGGTCCAGGAAGCAGAATTATTATAACCTCTAGAAATAGAGGCGTGTTCGGGCAAAGTAACATCGATCATATCTACGAGGTCAAGCCATTAGATACTTCTACGTCTCTGTTACTTCTTGATAGTGGTACATTGGAAAGTGTTATATCAATGTCAACTGCTGAATACAGAAAGCAGTCACTTGAGTTGGTCAAATTTGCTAATGGAAATCCAGAAGTTCTTAAATATTTGAAGAACAGATCCCATGGAGACTGGGATCAGTTATTACAAGAAGTTCTGCAAACCTCTCCCATTTTCATTCCACGTATATTAAGGAGCTGTTTTGGACTTGTGGAAAACGAgatcaatatatttttggatattgCCTGTTTCTTTGGAAGGATGGATAAAGATGACGTTGCAATGTTGTTGGATGGTTGTGGTTTCTTCGCACATGTTGGATTTAGAAGCCTTGTTGACAGGTCTCTGTTAACCATATCAGACAACTTGGTTGACATGCACAGATTTATCCAGGCAGCGGGTCGAGAGATTGTTCGACAGGAGTCACCCGACATGCCAGGAAAACGCAGTAGGTTGTGGAATCCAGAAGACATTATGGAtgtatttttatatgataat GGCACTTCAGCTATTGAGGGCATTTTCTTCGACATCTCAAAGCACAAATTTGATGCAAATCCCAATATATTCGAGAAAATGTGCAACCTTAGATTGCTAAAATTTTATTACTCCGAAGTGGTGAAGAACAGTAGAGTATCTTTACTCCAAGGTCTTAAATATTTGCCAAGCAGGCTAAGACTTCTCCACTGGGAATATTATCCTTTATGCTCTTTGCCGCGGAGTTTCAATCCAAGGAATCTTGTGGAGCTTAACTTGCCAAATAGCTCTGCAAAAAAACtttggaaaggaaaaaag AGTCTGGAAAAGCTTAAAAAGATGAGACTTAGCTACTCCTACCAGTTAACTAAACTCCCTACACTTTCAAGTGCGGCAAATCTTGAGCTTCTTGATCTTGAAGGTTGTAGCAGCTTGTTGAGCATTAGCCAGTCCGTTTCTTATCTCCAAAAGCTTGTTTTTCTAAATCTAAAGAACTGCTCAAAGCTGCAGAGTATTCCATCTACTGTTGAATTAGAATCTCTTGAGGTTCTTAATCTTTCTGGCTGCTCAATGCTAGAGACTTTCCCGGAGATCTCAGCTAATGTTAAAGAACTGTACATGGGTGGGACTATGATACAAGAAATCCCGTCATCGGTTAAAAACCTGGTATTGCTTGAGAAACTGGACCTGGAAAACAGTGAACATCTCAAGAATCTTCCAACCAGCATCTGCAAGTTGAAGCATCTTGAAACATTGAATCTGTCAGGCTGCATAAGCCTGGATCGGTTTCCAGACTTGTCAAGAAGGATGAAATGCTTACGGTTTCTGGATTTAAGCAGGACAGCCATTAAAGAGCTACACTCCTCCATCTCGTATATGACTGCTCTTGAAGAACTGAGATTTGTAGGCTGCAGGAACCTCGTAAGATTGCCTGATACCGCATGGAGCCTAAGATTTAAGGTTGAGTTTCGCCAGATTGACACAGAGAAGTTTTCAAAACTATGGAATAGATTTGGATGGCTCAAGAAAGTGCAGATATCTTAG
- the LOC104737209 gene encoding mitogen-activated protein kinase kinase 2-like isoform X4, giving the protein MDLAIISSSQFQLQGSNPTPSSCFFFVFLSISPWISMDINLMMCFDGWSLCRTTQSGTFKEEDLRVNNDGIRIISQWEPEAPSPIKPADAQLSLSDLDMVEVIAKGSSGVVQLVQHKRTRQFFAAKVFQLNVDEEIRKSFAQELKITQSSQCPYLVTSYQSFNDNGAISLIMEYMDGGSLADFLKSVKAIPESYLSAIFRQVIQGLIYLHHDRHIIHCDLKPSNLLINNRGEVKITDFGVSTVMTNTAGLANTFVETYNYMSPERIVGSMYGNKSDIWSLGLVVLECATGKFPYAPQNQKRRWTSVYELMDAIVDQPPPALPSGSFSLELSSFISACLQKDPNSRSSAKELMEHPFLNKYDYSGINLASYFTEAGSPLVTRGNLSDVNHADDMNLVANVRCEKLRIQ; this is encoded by the exons atgGATTTAGCGATAATCTCAAGCTCTCAATTCCAGCTGCAGGGGAGCAATCCAACACCAagttcctgttttttttttgtttttttatctatttctCCATGGATCTCTATGGATATAAATTTGATGATGTGTTTTGATGGATGGTCTCTCTGTAGGACGACGCAGAGCGGTACATTTAAGGAGGAAGATCTGCGAGTTAACAATGATGGAATTCGAATCATCTCTCAGTGGGAGCCTGAAGCT CCCTCTCCAATTAAGCCAGCTGATGCTCAACTGAGCTTGTCGGATTTGGATATGGTTGAAGTCATTGCAAAAGGTAGCAGTGGTGTTGTTCAGTTGGTTCAACACAAACGGACTCGCCAATTTTTCGCCGCCAAG GTCTTTCAACTTAACGTTGATGAAGAGATCCGCAAGTCATTTGCACAAGAGTTGAAAATAACTCAATCTTCACAATGTCCATATCTTGTCACCTCGTACCAATCATTTAACGACAATGGAGCAATCTCACTAATTATGGAGTACATGGACGGAGGATCTCTAGCAGACTTTCTCAAATCAGTTAAAGCCATCCCTGAGTCATATCTTTCTGCCATCTTTAGACAA GTGATCCAAGGACTGATCTATCTTCATCATGATAGGCATATCATCCACTGTGACTTGAAACCATCAAATCTGTTGATCAACAACAGAGGAGAAGTCAAAATAACTGACTTTGGTGTGAGTACCGTTATGACAAACACAGCAGGTTTAGCAAACACATTTGTGGAGACTTACAATTATATGTCT CCAGAGAGAATTGTTGGAAGCATGTATGGTAATAAAAGTGATATATGGAGCTTGGGATTAGTAGTGCTCGAATGTGCAACAGGAAAGTTTCCTTATGCAcctcaaaatcaaaagagaagatGGACCAGTGTTTACGAGTTGATGGATGCCATTGTTGACCAACCGCCACCTGCTCTTCCTTCAGGAAGTTTCTCCCTTGAGTTATCTTCATTCATCTCCGCATG TTTGCAGAAGGATCCGAACAGCAGAAGCTCTGCTAAGGAActaatg gaACATCCTTTTTTGAACAAATACGACTACTCAGGGATCAATCTGGCGTCTTACTTCACAGAAGCAGGATCGCCGCTTGTAACACGTGGGAATCTGTCTG ACGTTAACCATGCCGATGATATGAATTTAGTGGCAAACGTTCGATGTGAGAAACTGAGGATCCAGTAA
- the LOC104737209 gene encoding mitogen-activated protein kinase kinase 2-like isoform X5 gives MMKKDGFSDNLKLSIPAAGEQSNTKFLFDGWSLCRTTQSGTFKEEDLRVNNDGIRIISQWEPEAPSPIKPADAQLSLSDLDMVEVIAKGSSGVVQLVQHKRTRQFFAAKVFQLNVDEEIRKSFAQELKITQSSQCPYLVTSYQSFNDNGAISLIMEYMDGGSLADFLKSVKAIPESYLSAIFRQVIQGLIYLHHDRHIIHCDLKPSNLLINNRGEVKITDFGVSTVMTNTAGLANTFVETYNYMSPERIVGSMYGNKSDIWSLGLVVLECATGKFPYAPQNQKRRWTSVYELMDAIVDQPPPALPSGSFSLELSSFISACLQKDPNSRSSAKELMEHPFLNKYDYSGINLASYFTEAGSPLVTRGNLSGTFAV, from the exons atgatgaagaaagatgGATTTAGCGATAATCTCAAGCTCTCAATTCCAGCTGCAGGGGAGCAATCCAACACCAagttcct TTTTGATGGATGGTCTCTCTGTAGGACGACGCAGAGCGGTACATTTAAGGAGGAAGATCTGCGAGTTAACAATGATGGAATTCGAATCATCTCTCAGTGGGAGCCTGAAGCT CCCTCTCCAATTAAGCCAGCTGATGCTCAACTGAGCTTGTCGGATTTGGATATGGTTGAAGTCATTGCAAAAGGTAGCAGTGGTGTTGTTCAGTTGGTTCAACACAAACGGACTCGCCAATTTTTCGCCGCCAAG GTCTTTCAACTTAACGTTGATGAAGAGATCCGCAAGTCATTTGCACAAGAGTTGAAAATAACTCAATCTTCACAATGTCCATATCTTGTCACCTCGTACCAATCATTTAACGACAATGGAGCAATCTCACTAATTATGGAGTACATGGACGGAGGATCTCTAGCAGACTTTCTCAAATCAGTTAAAGCCATCCCTGAGTCATATCTTTCTGCCATCTTTAGACAA GTGATCCAAGGACTGATCTATCTTCATCATGATAGGCATATCATCCACTGTGACTTGAAACCATCAAATCTGTTGATCAACAACAGAGGAGAAGTCAAAATAACTGACTTTGGTGTGAGTACCGTTATGACAAACACAGCAGGTTTAGCAAACACATTTGTGGAGACTTACAATTATATGTCT CCAGAGAGAATTGTTGGAAGCATGTATGGTAATAAAAGTGATATATGGAGCTTGGGATTAGTAGTGCTCGAATGTGCAACAGGAAAGTTTCCTTATGCAcctcaaaatcaaaagagaagatGGACCAGTGTTTACGAGTTGATGGATGCCATTGTTGACCAACCGCCACCTGCTCTTCCTTCAGGAAGTTTCTCCCTTGAGTTATCTTCATTCATCTCCGCATG TTTGCAGAAGGATCCGAACAGCAGAAGCTCTGCTAAGGAActaatg gaACATCCTTTTTTGAACAAATACGACTACTCAGGGATCAATCTGGCGTCTTACTTCACAGAAGCAGGATCGCCGCTTGTAACACGTGGGAATCTGTCTGGTACGTTCGCCGTTTAA